The following proteins come from a genomic window of Streptomyces sp. Sge12:
- a CDS encoding ATP-dependent helicase, protein MAGAALDSFSPATRSWFTGAFVTPTAAQEGAWRAIGEGSDVLVVAPTGSGKTLAAFLAALDRLASTPPPAESKKRCRVLYVSPLKALAVDVERNLRSPLTGIRQESVRLGLPEPDIRVGIRSGDTPPAERRALATRPPDILITTPESLFLMLTSAAREALTGIETVILDEVHAVAGTKRGAHLALSLERLDELLPRPARRIGLSATVRPVDEVARYLAPRGRVEIVQPPSTKEFDLSVVVPVQDMGELGGSPATEGKEGGDKPSIWPHVEERIVDLVQAHRSTIVFANSRRLAERLCNRLNEIAYERAVGEKLPDGKPPAEIMAQSGAALGAPPLLARAHHGSVSKEQRALVEEDLKAGRLPAVVATSSLELGIDMGAVDLVVQVESPPSVASGLQRVGRAGHQVGAVSTGVVFPKYRGDLVQAAVVTERMRTGEIESLRIPSNPLDVLAQQLVAMVSMDTWQLDDLLALVRRAAPFAALPESAFTAVLDMLAGRYPSDAFAELRPRVVWDRVAGTITGRPGAQRLAVTSGGTIPDRGLFGVFLAGSDPKKGGGRVGELDEEMVYESRVGDVFTLGTTSWRIEDITRDRVLVTPAPGVPGRLPFWKGDQLGRPLELGRAVGAFLRELGGLSDEDARLRLVAAGLDAWAAENVLAYLTEQREACGHVPDDRTIVVERFRDELGDWRVVVHSPFGAQVHAPWALALGARLAEKYGMDAQVMHADDGIVLRLPDLDLLSMDLLDHDPAAPHAFEFDDEKAPLGAADVAFDHGDINQIVTDQVGGSALFASRFRECAARALLLPRRSPGRRTPLWQQRQRASQLLQVASEFGSFPIVLEAVRECLQDVFDVPGLTELMGDIEARRVRMVEVTTPEPSPFARSLLFGYVAQFLYEGDSPLAERRAAALSLDSRLLAELLGQAELRELLDAQVLEELERELQWLTEDRRAKDPESVADLLRLLGPLTRDQLTERGADPAWAQELAAARRVIPVRIGGTDHWAAIEDAGRLRDALGTALPVGVPEAFTEPVKDPLGDLLARYARTHGPFTTAAVATRFGLGAAVTEGALHRLAAAGRVVQGEFHPAGIGQEWCDATVLRRLRRRSLAALRQELEPVPPTSLATFLPQWQHLGGALRGLDGLARAIEQLQGAPVPASALERLILPSRVSGYSPGLLDELTTAGEVVWAGAGALPGKDGWVSLYLAEAAPLLLPPPHPLEQSPLHQAVLASLAGGYGLFFRQIAQSIRGDFPEVSDVALSEVVWDLAWSGRLTNDTLGPLRSLLGSGRTAGSTAHRARRTVPRGRYGTIGATVSRTGPPTVSGRWSLLPAAAPDPTHRAHALARTLLDRHGVVTRGAVAAEGVEGGFSAVYRVLSAFEDSGQARRGYVVEGLGAAQFAMDGAVDRLRAAERTPPPLAAVVLAAADPANAYGAALPWPEPPAGATHKPGRKAGSLVVLVDGELTLYLERGGKTLLAWPDPEDPRLTAATAALAAASRAGTLPALTVERINAAAALTSPLGPALEAAGFHATPRGLRMRS, encoded by the coding sequence ATGGCAGGCGCTGCGCTCGACTCGTTCTCACCCGCGACCCGCTCGTGGTTCACGGGGGCCTTTGTGACGCCCACCGCCGCGCAGGAGGGCGCGTGGCGGGCGATCGGGGAGGGCTCCGACGTGCTGGTGGTGGCCCCCACCGGCTCCGGCAAGACCCTGGCCGCGTTCCTCGCCGCCCTCGACCGGCTCGCTTCGACCCCGCCGCCCGCGGAGTCGAAGAAGCGCTGCCGCGTGCTGTACGTGTCGCCCCTGAAGGCCCTGGCCGTCGACGTGGAGCGCAATCTGCGCAGCCCGCTCACCGGGATCCGCCAGGAGTCGGTCCGCCTGGGCCTGCCAGAGCCGGACATCCGGGTGGGGATCCGCTCCGGCGACACCCCGCCCGCCGAGCGGCGGGCGCTGGCCACCCGGCCGCCGGACATCCTCATCACCACCCCCGAGTCGCTGTTCCTGATGCTGACCTCGGCGGCCCGGGAGGCCCTGACCGGGATCGAGACGGTGATCCTGGACGAGGTGCACGCGGTCGCCGGGACCAAGCGCGGCGCCCATCTCGCGCTCTCCCTGGAGCGGCTGGACGAGCTGCTGCCCCGCCCGGCGCGCCGGATCGGGCTGTCGGCGACGGTCCGGCCGGTGGACGAGGTGGCCCGGTATCTGGCGCCGCGCGGCAGGGTGGAGATCGTCCAGCCCCCGTCGACCAAGGAATTCGACCTGTCGGTGGTCGTCCCGGTGCAGGACATGGGCGAGTTGGGCGGATCCCCGGCGACCGAGGGCAAGGAGGGCGGGGACAAGCCGTCGATCTGGCCGCATGTGGAGGAGCGGATCGTCGACCTGGTGCAGGCGCACCGCTCGACGATCGTGTTCGCCAACTCCCGCCGGCTCGCCGAGCGGCTGTGCAACCGGCTCAATGAGATCGCGTACGAGCGCGCCGTGGGCGAGAAGCTGCCGGACGGCAAACCTCCGGCCGAGATCATGGCGCAGTCGGGCGCCGCGCTGGGCGCCCCGCCGCTGCTGGCCCGCGCGCACCACGGCTCGGTGTCCAAGGAGCAGCGCGCGCTGGTGGAGGAGGACCTGAAGGCGGGCCGGCTGCCCGCCGTGGTCGCCACCTCCAGCCTGGAGCTGGGCATCGACATGGGCGCGGTGGACCTGGTGGTGCAGGTGGAGTCGCCGCCCTCGGTGGCGTCCGGGCTGCAGCGGGTGGGCCGGGCCGGGCACCAGGTGGGCGCGGTCTCCACCGGCGTGGTCTTCCCCAAGTACCGCGGCGACCTGGTGCAGGCGGCGGTGGTCACCGAGCGGATGCGCACGGGGGAGATCGAGTCCCTGCGGATCCCCTCCAACCCCCTCGACGTGCTGGCGCAGCAGCTGGTCGCGATGGTTTCGATGGACACCTGGCAGCTGGACGACCTGCTCGCCCTGGTGCGGCGGGCGGCGCCCTTCGCGGCGCTGCCGGAATCGGCGTTCACGGCGGTCCTGGACATGCTGGCCGGGCGCTATCCGTCGGACGCGTTCGCCGAGCTCCGGCCGCGCGTGGTCTGGGACCGGGTGGCGGGGACGATCACGGGCCGGCCGGGGGCCCAGCGCCTCGCCGTCACTTCGGGCGGCACGATTCCCGACCGCGGCCTCTTCGGTGTCTTCCTGGCGGGCTCCGACCCCAAGAAGGGCGGCGGCCGGGTCGGCGAGCTCGACGAGGAGATGGTCTACGAGTCCCGCGTCGGGGACGTGTTCACGCTCGGCACCACCTCGTGGCGGATCGAGGACATCACCCGCGACCGGGTCCTGGTCACGCCCGCCCCCGGGGTGCCGGGCCGGCTGCCGTTCTGGAAGGGCGACCAGCTCGGCCGCCCGCTCGAACTGGGCCGCGCCGTCGGTGCGTTCCTGCGCGAGCTCGGCGGCCTGAGTGACGAGGACGCCCGGCTGCGGCTGGTGGCGGCCGGCCTGGACGCCTGGGCCGCCGAGAACGTCCTGGCGTACCTCACCGAACAGCGCGAGGCCTGCGGCCACGTCCCCGACGACCGGACCATCGTGGTCGAGCGGTTCCGCGACGAGCTGGGTGACTGGCGGGTCGTGGTCCACTCCCCCTTCGGCGCGCAGGTGCACGCCCCGTGGGCGCTGGCGCTGGGGGCCCGCCTCGCCGAGAAGTACGGCATGGACGCGCAGGTGATGCACGCCGACGACGGGATCGTGCTCCGCCTGCCCGATCTGGACCTGCTGTCCATGGACCTGCTGGACCACGACCCGGCCGCTCCGCACGCCTTCGAGTTCGACGACGAGAAGGCCCCGCTGGGCGCCGCCGATGTGGCCTTCGACCACGGTGACATCAACCAGATCGTCACCGACCAGGTGGGCGGCTCCGCGCTGTTCGCCTCCCGCTTCCGTGAGTGCGCGGCGCGCGCCCTGCTGCTGCCGCGCCGGAGCCCCGGCCGGCGCACCCCGCTGTGGCAGCAGCGCCAGCGCGCCTCCCAGCTGCTCCAGGTGGCCTCGGAGTTCGGCTCCTTCCCGATCGTGCTGGAAGCCGTACGCGAGTGCCTCCAGGACGTCTTCGACGTGCCCGGCCTGACCGAGCTGATGGGTGACATCGAGGCGCGCCGCGTGCGGATGGTGGAGGTCACCACACCGGAGCCCTCCCCCTTCGCCCGTTCCCTCCTCTTCGGGTATGTGGCCCAATTCCTCTACGAGGGCGACTCGCCGCTGGCCGAGCGCAGGGCGGCCGCGCTGTCGCTGGACTCCCGGCTGCTCGCCGAGCTGCTCGGCCAGGCGGAGCTGCGCGAACTCCTCGACGCGCAGGTGCTGGAGGAGCTGGAGCGGGAGCTCCAGTGGCTCACCGAGGACCGGCGGGCCAAGGACCCCGAGTCGGTGGCCGACCTGCTGCGCCTGCTGGGCCCGCTGACGCGGGACCAGTTGACCGAGCGCGGGGCGGATCCCGCCTGGGCGCAGGAGCTCGCCGCGGCCCGTCGCGTCATCCCGGTCAGGATCGGCGGTACGGACCACTGGGCGGCGATCGAGGACGCGGGCCGGCTGCGGGACGCGCTGGGCACGGCGCTGCCCGTCGGCGTCCCGGAGGCGTTCACCGAGCCGGTCAAGGACCCGCTCGGGGACCTGCTCGCCCGGTACGCCCGCACCCACGGGCCCTTCACCACGGCGGCGGTCGCCACCCGATTCGGGCTGGGCGCGGCGGTGACGGAGGGTGCCCTGCACCGGCTGGCCGCGGCCGGGCGGGTGGTGCAGGGCGAGTTCCACCCGGCGGGCATCGGCCAGGAGTGGTGCGACGCGACGGTGCTGCGCAGGCTCCGCCGGCGCTCGCTCGCAGCCCTGCGCCAGGAGCTGGAACCGGTCCCGCCGACCTCGCTGGCCACCTTCCTCCCCCAGTGGCAGCACCTGGGCGGAGCCCTGCGCGGCCTCGACGGCCTGGCCCGGGCCATCGAGCAGCTCCAGGGCGCCCCGGTGCCGGCCTCGGCGCTGGAGCGCCTGATCCTCCCGTCCCGGGTGAGCGGCTACTCCCCCGGTCTCCTGGACGAGCTGACCACCGCGGGCGAGGTGGTCTGGGCGGGGGCCGGAGCCCTCCCGGGCAAGGACGGCTGGGTCTCTCTCTACCTGGCGGAGGCGGCGCCGCTGCTCCTGCCCCCGCCGCACCCGCTGGAGCAGAGCCCCCTCCACCAGGCCGTCCTGGCATCGCTCGCGGGCGGGTACGGCCTGTTCTTCCGGCAGATCGCGCAGTCGATCCGCGGGGACTTCCCCGAGGTGTCCGACGTCGCGCTCTCCGAGGTGGTGTGGGACCTGGCCTGGTCGGGCCGGCTCACCAACGACACCCTGGGCCCGCTGCGCTCGCTGCTCGGCTCGGGCCGCACGGCGGGCTCGACGGCCCACCGGGCCCGCCGCACCGTCCCCCGCGGCCGCTACGGCACGATCGGCGCGACCGTGTCCCGTACCGGCCCGCCCACGGTCTCAGGGCGCTGGTCCCTGCTTCCTGCCGCGGCACCCGACCCGACCCACCGGGCCCACGCCCTGGCCCGCACCCTGCTGGACCGGCACGGCGTGGTGACGCGCGGGGCGGTCGCCGCGGAGGGGGTGGAGGGCGGCTTCAGCGCGGTCTACCGCGTCCTGTCGGCCTTCGAGGACAGCGGGCAGGCCCGCCGGGGCTATGTGGTCGAGGGGCTGGGTGCGGCCCAGTTCGCGATGGACGGGGCGGTGGACCGGCTGCGGGCCGCCGAGCGGACCCCGCCCCCGCTGGCGGCGGTGGTCCTGGCCGCCGCCGACCCGGCGAACGCCTACGGCGCGGCCCTGCCCTGGCCGGAGCCCCCGGCCGGGGCCACCCACAAGCCGGGCCGCAAGGCGGGCTCCCTGGTCGTCCTGGTCGACGGGGAACTCACCCTGTACCTGGAGCGCGGCGGAAAGACCCTGCTGGCCTGGCCCGACCCCGAGGACCCCCGTCTCACGGCGGCCACGGCCGCGCTGGCCGCCGCCTCCCGGGCGGGCACGCTCCCGGCCCTCACCGTGGAACGGATCAATGCCGCGGCGGCCCTGACCTCCCCGCTGGGTCCGGCGCTGGAGGCGGCCGGCTTCCATGCCACCCCGAGGGGTTTGCGTATGCGCTCCTGA
- a CDS encoding helix-turn-helix domain-containing protein — MILLRRLLGDVLRRQRQRQGRTLREVSSSARVSLGYLSEVERGQKEASSELLSAICDALDVRMSELMREVSDELSLAELAQSAAASEPVSVPVRPMLNSVSMASVAGGPERVTIKAPAEAVNVVAA; from the coding sequence ATGATTCTGCTCCGTCGCCTGCTGGGTGACGTGCTGCGTCGGCAGCGCCAGCGCCAGGGCCGTACTCTGCGCGAAGTCTCCTCGTCGGCCCGAGTTTCTCTCGGCTATCTCTCCGAGGTGGAGCGGGGGCAGAAGGAGGCATCCTCCGAGCTGCTCTCCGCGATCTGCGACGCGTTGGACGTACGGATGTCCGAGCTGATGCGCGAAGTCAGTGACGAACTGTCGCTGGCCGAGCTGGCACAGTCGGCCGCGGCAAGCGAACCGGTGAGTGTGCCGGTCCGCCCGATGCTCAATTCGGTCTCCATGGCTTCGGTCGCGGGTGGACCGGAGCGGGTGACCATCAAGGCGCCTGCGGAAGCGGTGAATGTCGTAGCCGCGTGA
- a CDS encoding SDR family NAD(P)-dependent oxidoreductase, with amino-acid sequence MPTPTAPYGLTGRTALITGAASGIGRATAVLLAEAGAHVHCADRDEQGLAETAALVTKAGGAATVHPLDVTDRAALRAAVTAAGPLDITAAIAGVMHTSSVLETADEDLDRVLDINFKGVLRTCQEAARSMIAAGRPGSIVTMASGAVDAAQPGLLCYSAAKAAVVQLTKTLATEAGPHGIRVNAVAPGWIRTPMTGRHSPEVQEQTEAAMVRMSPLRRVGEPEDIARAVLYLVSDASSFMTGQILRPNGGVSMPW; translated from the coding sequence ATGCCCACACCCACAGCCCCGTACGGACTCACCGGCCGCACCGCCCTGATCACCGGCGCCGCCAGCGGCATCGGCCGGGCCACCGCCGTCCTCCTCGCCGAGGCGGGCGCCCACGTGCACTGCGCGGACCGCGACGAGCAGGGCCTCGCCGAGACGGCCGCCCTCGTCACCAAGGCCGGCGGCGCCGCCACCGTCCACCCCCTCGACGTCACCGACCGGGCCGCACTCCGGGCGGCCGTCACCGCGGCGGGCCCGCTCGACATCACGGCCGCCATCGCCGGGGTCATGCACACGAGCAGCGTCCTGGAAACGGCCGACGAGGACCTCGACCGGGTCCTGGACATCAACTTCAAGGGGGTCCTGCGCACCTGCCAGGAGGCCGCCCGTTCCATGATCGCGGCAGGCCGCCCGGGCTCGATCGTCACCATGGCCTCGGGGGCCGTGGACGCCGCCCAGCCCGGTCTGCTCTGCTACAGCGCCGCCAAGGCCGCCGTGGTCCAGCTGACCAAGACCCTCGCCACCGAGGCCGGCCCGCACGGCATACGGGTCAACGCCGTCGCCCCGGGCTGGATCCGCACGCCGATGACCGGCCGCCACAGCCCCGAGGTCCAGGAGCAGACCGAGGCGGCGATGGTCCGGATGTCCCCGCTGCGCCGGGTCGGCGAGCCCGAGGACATCGCCCGGGCGGTGCTCTACCTGGTCTCGGACGCCTCGTCCTTCATGACCGGTCAGATCCTTCGCCCGAACGGTGGGGTGTCCATGCCCTGGTAG
- a CDS encoding Fpg/Nei family DNA glycosylase, whose protein sequence is MPEGDSIRRAATRLHTALAGRTLTRSDLRVPRFATADLTGRLTLDVTPRGKHLLARFEGGLTLHSHLRMDGAWHIFATGQRWRGGPDHEIRAILGTADHTAVGYRLPVLELIRTAEEDRAVGHLGPDLLGPDWDPARAAANLLAAPERPLGEALLDQRNLAGIGNIYKAELCFLAQVTPWTPVGALPESTLPRLASAAHRLLSANTGERPGPRNTTGSRHPGQNLFVYGRAHRPCLRCGTPVREAPQDDRPTYWCPRCQSGPTP, encoded by the coding sequence ATGCCCGAAGGTGACAGCATCCGGCGCGCGGCGACCCGGCTCCACACCGCCCTGGCAGGCCGCACCCTCACCCGGAGCGACCTGCGCGTCCCGCGCTTCGCCACCGCCGACCTCACCGGCCGCCTCACCCTCGACGTCACCCCGCGCGGCAAACACCTCCTCGCCCGCTTCGAGGGCGGCCTCACCCTGCACAGCCACCTCCGGATGGACGGCGCCTGGCACATCTTCGCCACCGGCCAGAGGTGGCGCGGCGGGCCGGACCACGAGATCCGGGCCATCCTCGGCACGGCCGACCACACCGCCGTCGGCTACCGCCTCCCCGTCCTGGAGCTGATCCGCACCGCCGAGGAGGACCGCGCCGTGGGCCACCTCGGCCCCGACCTCCTCGGCCCGGACTGGGATCCCGCCCGCGCCGCCGCCAACCTCCTCGCCGCCCCCGAGCGCCCCCTCGGCGAGGCCCTGCTCGATCAGCGCAACCTCGCCGGGATCGGCAACATCTACAAGGCCGAGCTCTGCTTCCTGGCCCAGGTCACCCCCTGGACCCCGGTCGGCGCCCTGCCCGAGTCGACCCTCCCCCGGCTGGCCTCCGCCGCCCACCGCCTGCTGTCCGCGAACACCGGCGAGCGGCCCGGCCCCCGCAACACGACCGGCAGCCGCCACCCCGGCCAGAACCTCTTCGTCTACGGCCGCGCGCACCGCCCCTGCCTGCGCTGCGGCACACCCGTGCGCGAGGCCCCCCAGGACGACCGCCCCACCTACTGGTGCCCCCGCTGCCAGTCGGGCCCGACGCCGTAG